The following proteins come from a genomic window of Candidatus Zixiibacteriota bacterium:
- a CDS encoding radical SAM protein has protein sequence MPKPSRYNHFQRWSDEHYLAFNARSGAVALMTEDNYSDYLKIVEQLKSSGESTLSDDGKELLEQLKHGQFMCADDFDEIRSMQFQQNMVRYDTSALGLVIAPTLACNMACEYCYEPSKQDRMAASVVESIIKCVESQAEGIRHLDITWYGGEPLLAMDVIEDLTETFLDLAQEHKFEYTASMISNGYLLTKKNVDRLVELKVRTVQVTIDGPSRFHNKKRPLKNGQDSFETILGNIDYASSRIGIGVRVNVDQSFSTEIVAELLEELKARDMQRKVGIYFGQLEPSTSVCANIAESCYGAISFAGAETEYYRLLLENGFRVEKLPSPMAVFCMAQGVNGFVVDPKGNICRCWNYIGDEQRSMGHISDEIKYDHPNFIQLFDVNPFELAECRDCSVLPVCMGGCPDRRTSPDAGKDEMCESWKFNLEPMLETIAASCMRARQQAETEKEMQS, from the coding sequence ATGCCAAAGCCCTCTCGATACAACCATTTTCAACGTTGGTCTGACGAGCATTACTTAGCCTTCAACGCCCGTTCGGGAGCGGTGGCATTGATGACGGAAGACAACTACTCCGACTACCTCAAGATCGTTGAACAACTCAAGTCGTCCGGCGAATCGACCTTGTCCGACGACGGCAAGGAACTGTTGGAGCAACTGAAACATGGTCAATTCATGTGTGCGGACGATTTCGATGAAATACGATCTATGCAGTTTCAGCAGAATATGGTCCGCTACGACACTTCGGCTTTAGGATTGGTGATCGCTCCGACTTTGGCCTGCAACATGGCTTGTGAATACTGCTACGAACCTTCCAAGCAGGATCGTATGGCGGCTTCGGTTGTCGAGAGTATCATCAAGTGCGTCGAGTCTCAGGCTGAGGGAATCAGGCATCTCGATATAACCTGGTACGGCGGCGAGCCGCTTCTGGCCATGGATGTCATTGAAGACCTTACGGAGACCTTCCTTGATCTGGCCCAGGAGCACAAGTTTGAGTATACCGCTTCGATGATCAGTAATGGGTACCTTCTCACCAAGAAGAACGTCGACCGGTTGGTGGAACTGAAGGTTCGAACGGTGCAAGTGACGATTGACGGGCCGTCCCGGTTCCACAACAAGAAGCGCCCGCTCAAGAACGGCCAGGACAGTTTTGAAACTATACTGGGAAATATCGACTATGCATCATCGCGTATAGGGATCGGCGTCCGAGTCAATGTAGACCAGAGTTTTTCGACAGAAATCGTGGCTGAACTGTTGGAAGAACTCAAGGCGCGAGACATGCAGCGGAAAGTGGGTATTTACTTTGGCCAACTCGAACCTTCCACAAGTGTCTGCGCCAATATAGCTGAGTCGTGCTACGGAGCGATCAGCTTTGCCGGTGCGGAAACCGAGTACTACCGGCTTCTGCTGGAGAACGGTTTCCGTGTTGAGAAACTGCCCTCCCCGATGGCCGTCTTCTGCATGGCCCAGGGGGTCAACGGATTCGTCGTCGATCCCAAGGGTAATATCTGTCGGTGCTGGAACTACATCGGGGACGAACAACGGAGCATGGGTCACATATCGGATGAGATCAAGTATGACCACCCCAATTTCATTCAACTGTTCGACGTTAATCCGTTCGAGCTTGCCGAGTGTCGGGACTGTTCGGTCCTGCCGGTTTGTATGGGTGGTTGTCCGGATAGACGAACGTCGCCCGACGCAGGGAAAGACGAGATGTGTGAAAGTTGGAAATTCAATTTGGAGCCTATGTTGGAGACGATCGCGGCCTCCTGCATGCGCGCCAGGCAACAAGCCGAAACCGAGAAGGAGATGCAATCGTGA
- a CDS encoding radical SAM protein: protein MSEFKCYPQVVVWEVTWACNMRCIHCGTSAGKQRADELSTDEALALIDELKELGTDSITISGGEPMLRKDWRELARHIKESGIKPYIITNGFSVTPEVVQEMKDIGFTNIGVSLDGTDPTHNYIRQNPKSFDQVINTMNLLHKEGLRFCAITQVSNINLKELDAIREILVEAHCPAWRIQMTTPTGRMPKDMVLSMENYPKLVDKILEFQKMDGIAIDVGENIGYFGCKGTELLDGEAYFGCYAGTRVAGIESNGDIKGCLSMPEEFVEGNIRNGGFAKVWNKMDGFKYNRCFTRESADGACRECDYLPLCRGGCTTTSWSASGKRADNPFCMLQVEAKQGIVPPKHEGIDQLLEQFRE from the coding sequence GTGAGCGAGTTTAAATGCTATCCCCAAGTTGTCGTATGGGAGGTAACCTGGGCGTGCAATATGCGGTGCATTCACTGCGGCACTTCGGCCGGTAAGCAAAGAGCGGATGAGCTCAGCACCGACGAAGCGCTGGCTTTGATAGATGAACTCAAGGAATTGGGCACCGATTCCATCACCATTTCCGGCGGTGAGCCGATGTTGCGCAAAGACTGGCGTGAACTGGCCAGGCACATCAAAGAGAGCGGCATCAAGCCATATATCATAACAAACGGCTTTTCCGTCACGCCTGAGGTGGTTCAGGAAATGAAGGATATCGGCTTTACCAACATCGGTGTCAGTCTCGACGGCACCGACCCGACCCATAACTACATCCGCCAGAACCCCAAGAGCTTCGACCAGGTCATCAACACCATGAACCTGCTGCACAAAGAGGGTCTGCGTTTTTGCGCCATCACTCAGGTGTCGAACATAAACCTGAAGGAACTGGATGCGATACGAGAGATACTTGTCGAGGCCCATTGCCCGGCCTGGCGCATCCAGATGACCACGCCCACGGGTCGGATGCCGAAGGATATGGTACTCTCTATGGAGAACTATCCCAAGCTGGTTGATAAGATTCTCGAATTCCAGAAAATGGACGGGATTGCCATCGATGTCGGTGAGAACATCGGGTATTTCGGCTGCAAGGGAACCGAGCTGCTTGACGGCGAAGCCTACTTCGGTTGTTATGCCGGAACGCGGGTGGCCGGTATCGAATCCAACGGTGATATCAAGGGCTGTCTCTCAATGCCTGAAGAGTTCGTCGAGGGCAACATCCGCAACGGCGGGTTTGCCAAAGTCTGGAATAAAATGGACGGCTTCAAATACAATCGATGTTTCACTCGCGAGTCGGCCGATGGCGCCTGTCGCGAATGCGACTACCTGCCTTTATGCCGAGGCGGTTGTACCACGACCTCGTGGTCGGCGTCCGGCAAACGGGCCGATAATCCGTTTTGCATGTTGCAGGTAGAGGCCAAACAAGGTATCGTGCCGCCTAAGCATGAAGGCATCGACCAGTTGCTGGAGCAATTTCGGGAGTAG
- a CDS encoding B12-binding domain-containing radical SAM protein, with protein MKASTSCWSNFGSRREIGNGVSNESKILLAYPSCFRYSEQVDSLDIKTSLLWLASYLKQFHPVEYVDYELKIGRPASQTQIRRFERIVRNDLSSRDFDILGISCWTSLSYQSSLAVARICRELYPDKLIVVGGYHPTALPNEFITEDKLFDYVVCGEGEHALVDIARRLADTGRPAKTEIIQGPPLKLEEFVPYNWDLVEPIVRQHAVNGVDCLYIFLARGCPFRCSFCMEPLKDANWRALSPAEAVAQIMAAARRFEIRSVGIADACFGVRPAWRHEFLNRMVEEQPPFWVIFETRPEYITEEDIRLLTHLKAEVQFGVESGSPSMLRLMHKSRAPEKFLGAFVRASRELSSHGIVHRGNLLFNHPGETRDTLDETFAFIDSCLAPEHSSLMWVPHTYMHFPGCEVYDHRESFENKYGTRFDAGDWWLGDSDQYQASMALVPSASLDGENRELCWRMMEPRMEKMKQILTPQAFRFAANKYYPYWQDDYRYQNV; from the coding sequence ATGAAGGCATCGACCAGTTGCTGGAGCAATTTCGGGAGTAGGCGGGAGATCGGCAACGGAGTGAGCAATGAATCCAAAATACTCTTGGCCTATCCCTCCTGTTTTCGGTATTCGGAGCAGGTAGACAGTCTCGACATCAAGACATCTCTGTTGTGGCTGGCGTCATATCTAAAACAGTTTCATCCGGTGGAGTATGTCGATTATGAGCTTAAGATCGGTCGTCCGGCCAGCCAGACGCAGATTCGCCGATTCGAACGAATAGTCCGAAATGATCTGTCATCGCGCGACTTCGATATCCTCGGTATCTCCTGCTGGACTTCATTGTCTTACCAGTCTTCGCTTGCCGTGGCACGAATCTGCCGGGAACTGTATCCCGACAAACTGATAGTGGTCGGCGGCTACCACCCGACAGCGTTGCCCAACGAGTTTATTACCGAGGACAAGTTGTTTGACTATGTGGTCTGCGGGGAAGGGGAACACGCTCTGGTTGATATCGCGCGTCGCTTGGCCGACACCGGACGTCCCGCCAAGACGGAGATTATTCAGGGACCGCCGCTGAAACTCGAAGAGTTTGTTCCCTACAATTGGGACCTGGTGGAGCCGATTGTCAGGCAGCACGCCGTGAACGGGGTGGACTGTTTGTACATCTTTCTCGCCCGCGGTTGTCCCTTTCGGTGCAGCTTCTGTATGGAGCCTCTGAAAGATGCTAACTGGCGGGCGCTGTCGCCGGCTGAGGCGGTCGCGCAGATCATGGCGGCCGCTCGTCGCTTCGAGATTCGTTCGGTCGGGATAGCCGATGCCTGCTTTGGTGTTCGTCCCGCCTGGCGGCATGAGTTTCTGAACCGCATGGTCGAAGAGCAGCCGCCCTTTTGGGTGATCTTCGAGACACGCCCGGAGTATATCACCGAGGAGGACATAAGGCTATTGACTCATCTGAAAGCAGAGGTGCAGTTCGGCGTTGAAAGCGGGTCGCCCAGCATGCTCCGGCTGATGCACAAGAGTCGCGCACCGGAGAAGTTTCTGGGTGCTTTTGTACGGGCCAGCCGGGAACTGTCCAGTCACGGCATTGTCCACCGGGGCAATCTGCTTTTCAACCATCCGGGCGAAACACGCGACACGCTTGATGAAACATTCGCATTCATTGACAGCTGTCTGGCACCCGAACATTCATCTCTCATGTGGGTGCCCCATACCTACATGCACTTCCCGGGATGCGAAGTTTACGACCATCGTGAATCCTTTGAAAACAAGTACGGCACCCGCTTTGATGCAGGTGACTGGTGGCTCGGTGACAGCGACCAGTATCAGGCCAGCATGGCGCTGGTACCGTCTGCAAGCCTGGACGGCGAAAACAGAGAACTCTGTTGGCGAATGATGGAGCCGCGTATGGAGAAGATGAAACAGATCCTTACACCTCAAGCCTTCAGATTTGCCGCTAACAAATACTACCCCTATTGGCAGGATGACTACCGCTATCAAAACGTTTAA
- a CDS encoding ABC transporter ATP-binding protein/permease produces MTTAIKTFKRLWRYLRPYWQLELLTFITMVLITGVTLAVPLSIQYMIDDLIPALSAAEQFELKPIVLFGLVLVAIYFFNVLFTWIRDYLIGRISAGIVRDVRSDLFYHLEQVSLRFHHRNSVGELMSRVLSDVDRIQELMTSVLLMFLANVLMLAAILIYLLQVNWVLTLIALIPVPLTILLSHSFGRRMHRLIHEYQQSFARLSARLQEALSSLTTVIAFGQEKRERARVDKESNRLGGWIIRSSVTASLSSNLIHFVNMLGPIVVLAWGTYLVAGGSVKLGALIAFYLLLTYLYQPVQDLASINVEIQSALASVYRIFEYLDLEPAVVEDSSPICPKQVHGQVEFNEVRFWYEEDGFVLDIERLNVQPGETVAVVGPSGAGKTSLINLLLRFFDPQKGSVLIDGIDIKRLGLHKLRGSIGLVEQSPVLFKSTIFENIAYANSGATAEQVQNAARVANIADFVDALDNGYQTEVGERGVTMSGGERQRICLARALLKDPPILILDEATSALDSTSEQLIQQSLRSVLTDKTAIIIAHRLATVQFADRILVMENGRIAASGTHDQLMTDSDTYRELAANQMIS; encoded by the coding sequence ATGACTACCGCTATCAAAACGTTTAAGCGGCTGTGGCGTTACCTGCGCCCGTACTGGCAGTTGGAACTGTTGACGTTTATAACTATGGTTCTGATTACCGGGGTAACTCTGGCCGTCCCGTTGTCCATACAATACATGATCGATGATCTGATCCCCGCCCTCAGTGCCGCCGAACAATTCGAACTGAAGCCGATCGTGTTGTTTGGTCTCGTCCTGGTGGCCATATACTTTTTCAACGTGCTTTTCACCTGGATACGTGACTATCTCATCGGCCGAATCTCGGCAGGCATCGTGCGCGACGTTCGTTCCGATCTGTTCTATCATCTTGAACAGGTATCTCTGCGCTTTCACCATCGGAACTCGGTGGGCGAACTGATGTCACGCGTATTGTCGGACGTCGACCGAATTCAGGAACTCATGACCTCGGTACTGTTAATGTTCCTGGCCAACGTTCTCATGCTGGCAGCCATTCTGATATACCTGCTTCAGGTCAACTGGGTGCTGACTCTTATTGCGTTGATTCCCGTGCCGTTGACGATACTACTGTCTCACTCCTTCGGACGCCGTATGCACCGGTTGATCCACGAATATCAACAGTCTTTCGCCAGACTGTCGGCCCGGCTCCAGGAAGCCTTGTCGTCACTCACCACCGTAATCGCTTTCGGTCAGGAGAAACGAGAGAGGGCGCGGGTCGACAAAGAGTCTAACCGATTGGGCGGGTGGATTATCAGATCAAGCGTTACCGCCTCGCTGTCGTCCAACCTCATTCACTTCGTGAACATGCTGGGACCGATAGTCGTGCTGGCCTGGGGCACCTATCTTGTGGCCGGTGGCAGCGTCAAGCTCGGCGCTCTCATCGCTTTCTATCTGTTACTCACCTACCTGTACCAGCCCGTTCAGGATTTGGCTTCGATCAATGTCGAGATTCAGTCGGCATTGGCCTCGGTCTATCGGATATTCGAGTATCTGGACCTGGAACCGGCGGTGGTCGAAGACAGTAGCCCGATCTGTCCCAAACAGGTGCACGGCCAGGTGGAGTTCAACGAAGTACGATTCTGGTATGAGGAAGACGGATTCGTGTTGGATATCGAACGACTCAATGTCCAGCCGGGTGAGACAGTTGCCGTGGTGGGTCCGTCCGGCGCCGGTAAGACAAGCCTTATCAACCTGCTGTTAAGGTTCTTCGACCCGCAGAAAGGCAGCGTTCTCATCGACGGCATCGATATAAAACGACTGGGCTTGCACAAGCTCCGGGGATCGATCGGGCTGGTCGAGCAATCACCGGTTTTGTTCAAGAGCACGATCTTCGAAAACATAGCCTACGCCAACTCGGGTGCCACCGCCGAGCAGGTACAGAATGCTGCGCGCGTAGCCAATATTGCAGACTTCGTCGACGCATTGGACAATGGATACCAGACCGAGGTGGGTGAACGCGGCGTTACCATGTCGGGTGGTGAGCGCCAACGCATCTGTCTGGCCCGGGCGCTGTTGAAGGACCCACCGATTCTTATTCTGGACGAAGCTACCTCGGCCCTTGATTCCACGTCCGAACAGTTGATCCAGCAGTCTCTGCGAAGTGTGTTGACCGACAAGACGGCGATCATTATTGCTCATCGATTGGCCACGGTACAGTTTGCCGACCGGATATTGGTGATGGAGAACGGACGGATCGCTGCTTCGGGCACGCATGATCAACTGATGACCGATTCGGATACTTATCGGGAGCTCGCCGCCAACCAGATGATCTCGTGA